The following are encoded together in the Capsulimonas corticalis genome:
- the hrcA gene encoding heat-inducible transcriptional repressor HrcA: MRGVSVVKGEQPLGAMRTLTSSRRHGIIFTGMYLDDRKQRILGAVVRDYVETVRPIGSEDLAARHALGVKSATIRNELAELAELGLLRQPHTSAGRIPSDRGYRFYVDHLMEARSVPKSAARQAAALEQSLALDKLLRQTCALLTRMTSYTSMATPPRPADTQISQVFISPAGDKGLLAVVLLSTGHVETRRFAGSADFTPSDLVSVNNALNAGMAGKNIDSVIGPDAALGAPPAEFAPSVRALFESLLQVLRQMIQSAADDDQIYLEGTSEILRQPEFRDVAKIEMVLDSLQQGTMLFQTLAQTVRTSQVTVVIGRENHITAMQECSVISAPYYIGTRERGAIGVLGPTRMDYDRAIPAVNYFARALSDTLTRLETL, from the coding sequence ATGCGCGGCGTCTCCGTTGTCAAGGGCGAACAGCCGCTCGGCGCCATGCGGACATTGACATCCAGCCGCCGTCACGGTATAATTTTTACGGGAATGTATCTCGACGACAGAAAACAACGAATACTCGGCGCCGTGGTTCGCGACTATGTCGAGACCGTTCGGCCCATTGGCAGCGAAGACCTCGCGGCGCGTCACGCGCTGGGAGTCAAGAGCGCCACGATTCGCAATGAGCTTGCGGAATTGGCGGAGCTGGGCCTGCTCCGGCAGCCACACACCAGCGCCGGCCGCATCCCCTCGGATCGCGGGTATCGTTTTTACGTCGACCACTTGATGGAGGCGCGCAGCGTCCCCAAGAGCGCCGCGCGTCAGGCCGCCGCGCTGGAGCAATCGCTCGCGCTGGACAAACTGCTGCGCCAAACCTGCGCCCTGCTGACGCGGATGACGTCGTACACATCCATGGCGACCCCGCCCCGCCCCGCCGATACACAGATTTCCCAGGTTTTCATTTCGCCCGCCGGCGACAAGGGCCTCCTGGCCGTCGTCCTGCTCAGCACCGGCCATGTCGAAACCCGCCGCTTCGCCGGATCGGCCGACTTCACCCCCAGCGACCTCGTCTCGGTGAACAACGCTCTGAACGCGGGGATGGCCGGCAAGAACATCGACAGCGTCATCGGCCCCGACGCGGCCCTCGGCGCGCCCCCGGCCGAATTCGCCCCGTCCGTGCGCGCCCTCTTTGAGAGCCTGTTGCAAGTCCTGCGTCAGATGATCCAATCCGCCGCCGACGACGACCAGATCTACCTCGAAGGGACCTCCGAGATCCTGCGCCAGCCCGAGTTCCGGGACGTCGCCAAGATCGAAATGGTCCTCGATTCCCTCCAGCAGGGCACAATGCTCTTCCAAACGCTTGCCCAAACCGTCCGCACCTCCCAGGTCACGGTCGTGATCGGCCGCGAAAACCACATCACCGCGATGCAGGAATGCAGCGTTATCTCCGCCCCCTACTACATCGGAACCCGCGAACGCGGCGCCATCGGCGTCCTCGGCCCCACCCGCATGGACTACGACCGCGCCATCCCCGCCGTCAACTACTTCGCCCGCGCCCTCAGCGACACGCTTACGCGGCTGGAAACGCTGTAA
- a CDS encoding segregation and condensation protein A: protein MPVAPTAAPVAGIPPLSLTAFEGPLDLLLHLIREHKIDIADIPILQVTEHYLAHLRAMEAMNLTVAGEFLVMAATLLEIKSRLLLPKPPKEVGEDGEEGEDPREELVQRLLDYQRYKAFVATLATWEDDRRQVFFRGQAAYGDLYELPVPYGEFSSGSLVKALMRLLTELGSDSTDGKAHVGRAKVTLRLAMATLWRKIQRAGEAGIIFDECFERPLIRFDVIMTFLALLELLRQSRVSAVQEEMLGEIRLTMDIQKAEDETGEAAQNDAEHTEHAEPQGGVAPTAEMEEEETE, encoded by the coding sequence ATGCCCGTTGCGCCCACCGCCGCTCCCGTCGCCGGAATCCCGCCGCTCTCACTGACGGCGTTCGAGGGCCCTCTCGACCTCCTGCTTCACCTGATCCGCGAGCACAAGATCGATATCGCGGACATTCCGATCCTCCAGGTCACGGAACATTATCTGGCGCATCTGCGGGCGATGGAGGCGATGAACCTCACCGTCGCCGGCGAGTTTTTGGTGATGGCGGCGACGCTGCTGGAGATCAAGAGCCGCCTGCTGTTGCCCAAGCCCCCGAAGGAAGTCGGAGAGGACGGGGAAGAGGGCGAGGATCCGCGCGAGGAGCTGGTGCAGCGCCTGCTGGATTATCAGCGGTATAAGGCGTTTGTCGCGACGCTCGCCACATGGGAGGACGACCGCCGGCAGGTCTTTTTTCGCGGCCAGGCGGCGTACGGGGATCTTTACGAACTGCCCGTGCCCTATGGCGAGTTTTCATCGGGTTCTCTGGTCAAGGCGCTGATGCGCCTGTTGACGGAGCTGGGATCGGATTCGACGGACGGCAAGGCCCATGTCGGCCGCGCCAAGGTCACCCTGCGTCTGGCGATGGCGACCCTCTGGCGAAAGATCCAGCGCGCCGGCGAGGCGGGAATTATCTTTGATGAGTGCTTCGAACGGCCCTTGATCCGCTTCGATGTCATCATGACGTTTTTGGCGCTGCTGGAGCTGCTGCGGCAGTCGCGCGTCTCCGCCGTTCAGGAAGAGATGCTGGGCGAGATCCGTTTGACGATGGACATTCAAAAGGCGGAAGACGAGACCGGCGAAGCCGCTCAAAACGACGCCGAGCACACCGAACACGCCGAGCCGCAGGGCGGTGTGGCGCCGACCGCTGAGATGGAAGAAGAGGAGACGGAATAG
- the scpB gene encoding SMC-Scp complex subunit ScpB, whose amino-acid sequence MAATEARQEETRVFTANALLALLEGYLFVAIEPVTPAEVAKTLGIHAAQVEETFEDLVNIYARREKSGLHIMRIAGGYQIATKSELAQDIGKLLAAPAGKARLSKPALETLAIVAYQQPVTVAEMEAVRGVSVDGVIKTLLDRRLVREDGRKAVPGRPILYATTPEFLHYFGLSSLEDLPPLEDIAVAEAEKAEAHDALQAVGLEE is encoded by the coding sequence TTGGCCGCGACCGAAGCCCGTCAGGAAGAAACGCGCGTCTTTACGGCGAATGCGCTGCTCGCGCTGCTGGAAGGCTATTTGTTCGTTGCGATCGAGCCGGTGACGCCGGCGGAAGTGGCGAAAACGCTGGGAATCCACGCCGCGCAGGTCGAGGAGACCTTTGAGGATCTCGTCAATATCTACGCCCGGCGCGAGAAGTCCGGGCTGCATATTATGCGGATCGCCGGCGGCTATCAGATCGCGACGAAGTCCGAGCTGGCGCAGGATATCGGCAAGCTGCTCGCCGCGCCCGCCGGCAAGGCGCGCCTTTCAAAGCCGGCTTTGGAGACGCTCGCCATCGTCGCGTATCAGCAGCCCGTGACCGTGGCCGAGATGGAAGCCGTACGCGGCGTCAGCGTGGACGGTGTGATTAAGACGCTGCTGGATCGCCGGCTGGTGCGCGAGGACGGCCGAAAAGCCGTGCCGGGCCGCCCGATCCTGTACGCCACCACGCCGGAGTTTCTGCACTATTTTGGACTGTCGTCCCTGGAAGACTTGCCGCCGCTGGAGGATATCGCCGTCGCCGAAGCCGAGAAGGCCGAAGCCCACGACGCCCTCCAAGCCGTTGGACTTGAGGAGTAG
- a CDS encoding D-alanyl-D-alanine carboxypeptidase family protein, translating to MIFSQFARRAAVALALTPILCGHAVAAPPALDGPTTPKSNSKFCVLEDAVTGKVMWGKNENVHRPMASTTKMMTAILLLERGHPNDIVTAPPGIDQLPDSSLHLTPGETIPLHDLMYAMLLRSANDSAVAGATYLNGTVPAFVEQMNLKAKDIGALNTHFVTPNGLYAPDHYSTAADLATIARYAVNNLTEFNKIVRTPKYKVQRSIHKGDSWVVNTSKTFLRDFPGADGIKTGYVREAGHCFVGSATRNGWRLIAVALKSNSCREDVESLLNYGFANYKRVPFIQQGQSVGQIAVRNATQPVPVVAARDLQVVVSRWKSVPEFSVTVTPLPVLPPAPIDAGTKLGVYSVIANGKVQATGDAVAAQAVPMAAGAAVMHATHNLGTRIARGLGVGLGTVMLLCMGVMVYARTSPKGIGRSGDRIETSVRGVD from the coding sequence GTGATATTCTCTCAATTCGCCCGCCGCGCCGCCGTGGCCCTGGCTTTGACGCCCATCCTCTGCGGCCACGCCGTGGCGGCGCCGCCCGCGCTGGACGGCCCGACGACGCCGAAGTCGAACAGCAAGTTCTGCGTTCTGGAAGACGCCGTCACCGGCAAGGTGATGTGGGGAAAGAACGAAAACGTCCACCGGCCGATGGCGTCGACGACGAAGATGATGACGGCGATTCTGCTGCTGGAGCGCGGCCATCCGAACGATATCGTGACCGCGCCGCCCGGCATCGATCAACTGCCCGACAGCAGCCTGCATCTGACGCCCGGCGAGACGATCCCGCTGCACGATTTGATGTACGCGATGCTGCTGCGCTCCGCGAACGACTCCGCCGTTGCAGGGGCGACCTACCTGAATGGAACCGTGCCGGCGTTTGTCGAACAGATGAATTTGAAGGCGAAGGATATCGGCGCGCTCAACACGCACTTCGTGACGCCGAACGGCCTGTACGCGCCGGATCACTATTCGACGGCGGCGGACCTGGCGACCATCGCGCGCTACGCCGTCAACAACCTGACGGAGTTTAATAAGATCGTCCGCACGCCGAAGTACAAAGTGCAGCGATCGATCCACAAGGGCGATTCTTGGGTCGTCAATACGTCCAAGACATTCCTGCGCGACTTTCCGGGCGCCGACGGAATCAAGACCGGATATGTCCGCGAGGCGGGACATTGCTTTGTCGGATCGGCGACACGCAACGGCTGGCGCTTGATCGCGGTCGCGCTCAAGAGCAATAGCTGCCGGGAAGATGTCGAATCGCTGCTAAACTACGGGTTCGCGAACTACAAGCGCGTGCCGTTCATTCAGCAAGGTCAATCGGTCGGGCAGATCGCCGTGCGGAACGCGACTCAGCCGGTTCCGGTCGTCGCGGCGCGGGATTTGCAGGTCGTGGTGTCGCGGTGGAAGTCCGTTCCGGAGTTCAGCGTCACGGTGACGCCGCTGCCCGTGCTGCCGCCCGCGCCGATCGACGCCGGGACAAAGCTCGGCGTGTATAGCGTGATCGCGAATGGCAAGGTGCAGGCGACCGGCGACGCCGTCGCGGCGCAGGCCGTGCCGATGGCGGCGGGCGCGGCGGTCATGCATGCGACGCACAATTTAGGAACACGCATTGCGCGCGGACTGGGCGTGGGCCTGGGAACCGTGATGCTGCTGTGTATGGGAGTAATGGTATATGCAAGAACGTCTCCAAAAGGTATTGGCCGGAGCGGGGATCGGATCGAGACGAGCGTGCGAGGAGTGGATTAA
- a CDS encoding pseudouridine synthase, which translates to MQERLQKVLAGAGIGSRRACEEWIKEGRVKVNGQVVTELGVKVDPATDRILFDSKLVKEPSKRYYIVLNKPKDVVCTLHDPNAGRLVTDLVDLQSKPMLRPVGRLDSDSEGLIFLTDDGDFLYTLTHPKHHVPKTYRATVRGVPSPEALKKLALGVRLEDGVTKPAENVRVRKRFSEGAGSVGGSEVELTIHEGKNRQVRRMLAAVGHPVSKLVRISIGGVRLTGLPSGAWRHLTAEEIASFALKSSTDTKKKAPSKTAAKPAASAAEEKPASWPTEQPPSKRAKEPSSSSSPKPKLQSQLRTSSILPKKASTTD; encoded by the coding sequence ATGCAAGAACGTCTCCAAAAGGTATTGGCCGGAGCGGGGATCGGATCGAGACGAGCGTGCGAGGAGTGGATTAAAGAGGGCCGGGTCAAAGTCAACGGCCAGGTCGTCACGGAGCTCGGCGTCAAGGTGGACCCGGCGACGGATCGTATCTTATTTGACTCCAAGCTGGTGAAGGAGCCTTCCAAGCGCTACTATATCGTACTCAATAAACCCAAGGATGTCGTCTGCACGCTGCACGATCCGAACGCGGGACGCCTTGTCACGGACTTGGTGGATCTGCAAAGCAAGCCGATGCTGCGTCCGGTCGGCCGGCTGGATTCGGACAGCGAGGGTCTGATCTTCCTGACCGACGACGGCGATTTTCTCTACACTCTGACCCATCCCAAGCACCACGTGCCGAAGACCTACCGGGCCACCGTGCGCGGCGTTCCCAGCCCGGAAGCGCTGAAGAAGCTCGCGCTCGGCGTTCGCCTGGAAGACGGCGTCACCAAGCCCGCCGAAAACGTACGCGTGCGCAAGCGGTTCTCGGAAGGGGCGGGGAGCGTGGGCGGCTCCGAGGTGGAATTGACCATCCATGAGGGTAAGAACCGACAGGTGCGCCGCATGCTGGCGGCGGTCGGTCATCCCGTCTCGAAGCTTGTGCGCATCTCCATTGGCGGCGTGCGGCTGACGGGCCTGCCCTCCGGCGCCTGGCGCCACCTGACCGCAGAAGAAATTGCGTCGTTCGCGCTCAAATCCAGCACGGACACGAAAAAGAAGGCGCCGTCAAAGACGGCGGCAAAACCCGCGGCGAGCGCCGCAGAGGAGAAACCCGCATCATGGCCGACCGAACAGCCACCTTCGAAACGAGCAAAGGAACCATCGTCGTCCAGCTCGCCGAAACCGAAGCTCCAATCACAACTGCGAACTTCATCGATCTTGCCGAAAAAGGCTTCTACAACGGACTGA
- a CDS encoding peptidylprolyl isomerase, which yields MVVQLAETEAPITTANFIDLAEKGFYNGLTFHRYVPNFVIQGGDPDGNGTGGSGKHIKLEVTPSLKHDTAGTVAMARSAAPDSASSQFYFTLGSTPHLDMNYAVFGKTISGVENVLQLREGDRIDSITIS from the coding sequence ATCGTCGTCCAGCTCGCCGAAACCGAAGCTCCAATCACAACTGCGAACTTCATCGATCTTGCCGAAAAAGGCTTCTACAACGGACTGACGTTCCATCGATACGTCCCGAACTTTGTTATTCAGGGCGGCGATCCCGACGGCAACGGCACCGGCGGCTCCGGCAAACATATCAAGCTGGAAGTCACCCCGTCGCTCAAGCACGACACCGCCGGAACGGTCGCCATGGCCCGGTCCGCGGCTCCGGACAGCGCCTCCAGCCAATTCTACTTCACGCTGGGTTCGACGCCGCATCTGGACATGAACTACGCCGTCTTCGGCAAAACCATCAGCGGCGTGGAGAACGTCCTCCAGCTTCGCGAAGGCGACCGCATCGATTCCATCACGATCAGCTAA
- a CDS encoding DUF1559 domain-containing protein: MARLQISRKDQTGFTLIELLVVIAIIAILAAILFPVFAKAREKARQISCVSNEKQLGLGFMQYSQDNDEHYPVGLGNHRGGGWAGAVYPYVKSVGVYKCPDDPTTADNSVTPARVPVSYGYNLNIAQTSSTGLGGADSQVKAPSQTILLFELRGSRAMVTDLQEGGAARDRSSISGDGNNLLSYDNADAEQSSNSAATGGATPGGAQYDTGEVVGWNTTFQTQQWLPTGRHTDGANYLLDDGHAKFFKPGNVVNAQDDIHAIYWGQS; this comes from the coding sequence ATGGCGCGATTGCAAATATCCCGTAAAGATCAGACAGGTTTTACTCTCATTGAGCTCCTCGTCGTGATAGCCATCATCGCGATTCTCGCGGCCATTCTCTTCCCCGTCTTCGCCAAAGCGCGTGAGAAGGCGCGGCAGATCTCCTGCGTTTCTAACGAAAAGCAGTTGGGATTGGGTTTCATGCAGTACAGCCAGGACAACGACGAGCACTATCCCGTCGGCCTCGGCAACCATCGCGGCGGCGGCTGGGCTGGCGCGGTTTACCCGTATGTCAAGAGCGTTGGCGTCTACAAATGTCCCGATGACCCGACTACCGCCGACAACTCCGTCACCCCCGCACGCGTCCCCGTCTCCTACGGCTACAATCTGAACATCGCCCAAACGTCCTCCACGGGGCTGGGCGGAGCGGATAGTCAGGTGAAAGCGCCGTCGCAGACGATCCTCCTGTTCGAGCTGCGCGGCAGCCGCGCCATGGTGACCGACTTGCAGGAGGGAGGCGCCGCGCGGGATCGCAGCTCGATTTCCGGTGATGGAAACAACCTGCTCTCGTACGATAACGCGGACGCGGAACAAAGCAGCAATTCGGCTGCGACCGGCGGCGCGACTCCCGGCGGCGCGCAATATGACACAGGCGAAGTGGTCGGATGGAACACCACATTCCAGACACAGCAATGGCTGCCGACCGGGCGCCATACCGATGGCGCAAATTACCTGCTGGACGACGGACACGCCAAGTTCTTCAAGCCAGGCAATGTTGTCAACGCCCAGGACGATATTCACGCAATTTATTGGGGCCAGAGTTAG
- a CDS encoding transglutaminase-like domain-containing protein, translated as MQRKPMVAAWAVSALLLLPLAQGHAKTISFTGSMKTQLDFTRTYVVDVGAPLKTLTLSIPIPQSGSIFGYAETTNAPIIESSAPATSEKDVTDHFGNFTHVMEFDNVAPGTLTVQVTVKELTLATDLDTGLPTAPFPVDVTDGDAIICLKPTQNSQSDSDEIRALAQTITTGAADEAAAARAISTWMVSNITYDDAADRVRTPALTTLANHKARCDGWANLFMAIARASGIPARYAGGYWISPQISYTGGAPTIQKVASDHTHAWVELWFPNAGWIPYEPQQTVGFVDTHHLRVWQLPDSAASAQTLNFTADSATRPPVELKLTSSFDNLTDTITLTPGETTEEAGEKNLFLRK; from the coding sequence ATGCAACGGAAACCGATGGTCGCGGCCTGGGCAGTGAGCGCGCTTTTGCTCCTGCCCCTGGCGCAAGGTCATGCGAAGACGATCTCGTTTACAGGCTCGATGAAGACGCAGCTGGACTTCACCCGGACCTATGTAGTAGATGTTGGCGCGCCGCTCAAGACGCTCACTCTCAGCATTCCCATCCCGCAGTCCGGATCGATCTTCGGTTATGCGGAGACGACGAACGCGCCAATCATCGAATCGAGCGCGCCGGCGACCAGTGAGAAGGACGTGACCGATCATTTCGGCAACTTCACGCATGTCATGGAGTTTGACAACGTCGCACCTGGAACCCTCACGGTCCAGGTGACCGTCAAAGAGCTGACACTTGCCACGGATCTCGACACAGGGCTTCCGACGGCGCCGTTCCCGGTCGATGTCACGGACGGCGATGCGATCATCTGCCTCAAGCCCACGCAGAATTCACAAAGCGACAGCGACGAGATCCGCGCTCTGGCGCAGACGATCACCACGGGGGCCGCGGACGAAGCGGCGGCGGCGCGGGCGATTTCGACCTGGATGGTCAGCAACATCACCTACGACGACGCCGCTGACAGAGTGCGCACTCCCGCGCTGACGACGTTGGCGAACCACAAGGCTCGGTGCGACGGCTGGGCAAACCTCTTTATGGCGATTGCCCGCGCCTCCGGCATCCCCGCCCGTTACGCGGGCGGCTACTGGATCTCGCCGCAGATCTCATACACCGGCGGCGCCCCAACAATCCAGAAAGTCGCCTCCGACCACACCCACGCCTGGGTGGAGCTCTGGTTTCCCAATGCCGGCTGGATCCCGTACGAGCCCCAGCAGACCGTTGGATTTGTCGACACGCATCATCTGCGCGTGTGGCAGCTCCCCGACAGCGCCGCCTCGGCGCAAACCCTGAACTTCACGGCCGACAGCGCGACCCGCCCGCCGGTCGAACTGAAGCTGACTTCGTCTTTTGACAATCTCACCGACACGATCACGCTGACGCCGGGCGAGACGACGGAAGAAGCCGGTGAGAAAAACCTGTTTCTGCGCAAATGA
- a CDS encoding VOC family protein, whose translation MKSRITIGEASAGDAETREKNMQINTYLAFDGRCKEAFEFYQSILGGEILMMMTYRDSPMAEHTPADQLDRVMHTTYRVKGNILMGADAPSHFGKPTGFSVSIGLDDVDECRRVFDALSEDGSILMPFEKSFFSTGFGMLFDKYGIPWMVNCQAPV comes from the coding sequence TTGAAGTCGCGAATAACCATTGGCGAAGCCAGCGCGGGAGACGCGGAGACGCGGGAGAAGAACATGCAGATCAACACGTATCTTGCTTTTGACGGGCGATGCAAAGAGGCGTTCGAGTTCTACCAATCGATTCTCGGCGGCGAAATTCTCATGATGATGACCTATCGGGATTCGCCGATGGCCGAGCATACGCCGGCCGATCAGCTCGACCGGGTCATGCACACGACTTACCGAGTGAAGGGCAACATTCTGATGGGCGCGGATGCGCCATCGCATTTCGGAAAACCTACGGGTTTCTCGGTGTCAATCGGCCTGGACGACGTTGATGAGTGCAGGCGTGTGTTCGACGCGCTTTCGGAGGATGGAAGCATACTGATGCCGTTCGAAAAGAGCTTCTTCTCCACCGGTTTCGGAATGCTCTTCGACAAATACGGCATCCCGTGGATGGTGAACTGTCAGGCGCCGGTGTAA
- a CDS encoding ISNCY family transposase: protein MTVSEQRTIDLLTRLAAHQITVERTAELLGLSSRQVQRKLKRFLAEGVSAIPHGNRRRKPHNILDPDTRTRVLALTSTGGPYHGFNVCHTRDLLAANDDIQIGRSTLHKLLHPKAPPEVKDAKPARGVVRRRRLRKAASGMMVQIDGSPHDWLEGRGPRLCLMGAIDDADNHVLHAHFRPNEDAAGYLWMFRAIAIEYGLPASYYHDKHTILRSPKKATIEDELAGQIPMSHVQKVLHDLGVESIAAHSPQAKGRIERLWSTFQDRLVKEMRLAGISTMEQANAFLPAFIAKHNAQFGIEAADPNSAFIALEPGFDLDYYFSIQETRTVKADHTLSFEGKVYQITAASRSRSLAGQKVSARVNPEGQLHLYDGKRRLDYRLASAAPAKAKPVQPSPEAPKSPLETPKSQPCDPAAAVRKRAWLHTASP, encoded by the coding sequence TTGACTGTCTCGGAACAAAGAACCATCGATCTGCTTACTCGACTGGCAGCTCACCAGATCACCGTGGAGCGAACGGCAGAGCTTCTTGGGCTCTCTTCTCGTCAGGTCCAGCGCAAGCTTAAACGCTTTCTGGCCGAAGGAGTAAGTGCGATCCCACACGGCAATCGCCGCCGAAAGCCGCATAATATCCTCGATCCAGACACACGGACACGGGTCCTTGCTCTGACCAGCACCGGCGGACCCTATCATGGGTTCAATGTTTGCCACACGCGCGACTTGCTGGCCGCTAACGATGACATCCAAATCGGGCGTTCCACCTTGCACAAGCTTCTTCACCCCAAAGCTCCCCCAGAGGTTAAGGATGCGAAACCTGCGCGTGGTGTGGTGCGTCGCCGACGCTTGCGCAAAGCCGCTTCGGGCATGATGGTGCAGATTGATGGCTCCCCCCACGATTGGCTCGAAGGACGCGGGCCTCGCCTGTGCTTGATGGGCGCCATCGATGACGCCGACAACCATGTCCTGCATGCCCATTTTCGTCCGAACGAAGATGCTGCTGGTTATCTCTGGATGTTCCGAGCGATTGCCATCGAGTATGGCCTGCCCGCCAGCTACTACCATGACAAACACACCATCTTGAGATCGCCCAAAAAGGCCACGATCGAGGACGAACTGGCCGGACAGATCCCCATGAGCCATGTCCAGAAAGTACTCCATGACCTGGGCGTCGAGAGCATCGCCGCCCATTCCCCGCAAGCCAAGGGTCGGATCGAGCGGCTCTGGAGCACCTTTCAAGACCGGCTCGTCAAAGAAATGCGTTTGGCGGGTATCTCGACGATGGAGCAGGCGAATGCATTCTTGCCGGCGTTCATCGCAAAACACAATGCTCAGTTCGGCATCGAGGCGGCCGATCCCAACTCGGCGTTCATTGCTCTGGAACCCGGTTTTGATCTGGACTACTATTTCAGCATCCAGGAAACTCGCACCGTCAAGGCGGACCACACGCTGAGTTTCGAGGGCAAAGTCTACCAGATTACCGCTGCCTCGCGAAGCCGCTCGCTGGCGGGCCAAAAAGTGAGCGCTCGAGTAAATCCCGAAGGCCAGCTTCACCTCTACGATGGGAAAAGACGGCTCGATTATCGCCTTGCGTCTGCCGCGCCAGCGAAGGCAAAGCCCGTACAACCCTCACCCGAAGCTCCGAAATCTCCACTCGAAACTCCGAAATCTCAGCCCTGCGATCCAGCCGCCGCTGTTAGAAAAAGAGCCTGGCTTCATACGGCGTCCCCCTAA
- a CDS encoding family 43 glycosylhydrolase, whose product MNAISGYVNEAIEGISRHCCGKSIRRAATVLVLLMTAAFACGGAWAMEGDDGIFDPSTIVKVGSTYHVFGDGQGITHKTSTDLVNWTTVSSIFGSGNGPSWIQSYVSGFSGYFWAPDLIYMGGKYYLYYSCSTFGSKVSVIGVATSSDLSTWTDQGVVVSSNSSSAYNAIDPSMFKDASGNYWITWGSWNNGIYDAQLNASTGKLLNSTKYNIVNISDAEASYMVYHGGYYYVFYNRGSCCNGTSSTYYVSVARSTSPSGGFTGNTVFIGSSSPCIGPGHFGYLNDGGAEYASYHYVDANSNGYPRLAVSHLTWSSGWPYMSPDWIANGTYKVTSQANGLAWDDWGCTGVSGQAVAQNTYTGLNCQQWVFHQLGWGIYEITCANGGLALDALNCSNANGTALDLYAYWAGTCQQYKIYRASDGSYVLATMNGSGNGTSVIDVPGSSSTKGLQLDLWAYNGGSNQKWYIAAP is encoded by the coding sequence ATGAACGCTATTTCAGGATACGTCAACGAAGCGATCGAGGGGATCTCCCGCCACTGCTGCGGGAAATCGATTCGGCGCGCCGCCACTGTGCTAGTGCTATTGATGACGGCAGCCTTTGCATGCGGAGGCGCGTGGGCAATGGAGGGCGACGACGGTATTTTCGATCCATCCACCATCGTCAAGGTGGGAAGCACCTATCATGTCTTTGGGGACGGCCAGGGCATCACGCATAAGACGTCCACCGACCTCGTCAACTGGACCACCGTCTCTTCGATTTTCGGCAGCGGCAACGGCCCGAGCTGGATCCAGAGCTATGTCTCCGGCTTCAGCGGCTACTTCTGGGCGCCCGATCTGATTTACATGGGCGGAAAATACTATCTGTACTACTCCTGCTCCACCTTTGGATCGAAAGTCTCAGTGATCGGGGTGGCGACGAGCAGCGACCTCAGCACATGGACCGATCAGGGCGTGGTGGTGTCCTCCAACAGCAGCAGCGCGTATAACGCCATCGATCCTTCGATGTTCAAGGACGCCAGCGGCAACTACTGGATTACCTGGGGATCGTGGAACAACGGAATTTACGACGCCCAGCTCAACGCATCCACCGGCAAGCTTCTCAACTCCACGAAATACAACATCGTGAATATCTCCGACGCCGAAGCCTCGTACATGGTGTACCACGGCGGATACTACTATGTGTTCTACAACCGTGGGTCATGCTGTAACGGTACGAGCAGCACGTATTATGTCAGCGTCGCCCGATCGACCAGCCCCTCGGGCGGATTTACCGGGAACACGGTATTTATCGGCAGCTCCTCTCCGTGTATCGGTCCAGGGCACTTTGGATACTTGAACGATGGCGGCGCGGAGTATGCGTCCTATCACTATGTGGACGCAAACAGCAACGGGTACCCAAGACTTGCCGTCTCGCATCTCACCTGGAGCAGCGGGTGGCCTTATATGTCTCCGGATTGGATCGCGAACGGAACATACAAAGTCACCAGCCAGGCCAACGGATTGGCGTGGGATGACTGGGGCTGCACGGGGGTTTCGGGGCAGGCGGTCGCGCAAAACACCTATACGGGGCTGAACTGCCAGCAATGGGTATTCCACCAGCTTGGCTGGGGGATCTATGAGATTACCTGCGCCAACGGCGGCCTGGCGCTTGACGCGCTCAATTGCTCCAACGCCAACGGAACGGCGCTCGATCTATACGCCTACTGGGCCGGAACATGCCAGCAATACAAGATATACCGCGCCAGCGACGGCTCTTACGTTCTCGCCACCATGAACGGCAGCGGCAACGGCACGAGCGTCATTGACGTTCCCGGCTCCAGCTCCACGAAAGGCTTACAGCTCGACCTCTGGGCCTACAACGGCGGCTCCAATCAGAAATGGTACATCGCGGCGCCGTAG